CAGATCCGTGTCGGAAAGGTCCTGGTCGGCGGCGACGCCCCGGTCAGCGTCCAGTCGATGACGACGACCCCGACCACCAACATCAACGCGACACTGCAGCAGATCGCCGAGCTCACGGCCTGCGGCTGCGACATCGTCCGCGTCGCTGTCCCGAACCGGGACGACGCCGAGGTCCTGCCGATCATCGCGAAGAAGAGCCAGATCCCGGTTATCGCCGACATCCACTTCCAGCCCAACTACGTGTATGCGGCGATCGACGCCGGCTGCGCGGCCGTACGCGTGAATCCCGGCAACATCCGCAAGTTCGACGATCAGGTGGGGGAGATCGCCCGCCGCGCCAAAGCGGCGGACGTCTCGCTGCGGATCGGCGTCAATGCGGGCTCGCTCGACCGCCGCCTGCTGGAGAAGTACGGCAAACCGACGGCCGAGGCGCTCGTAGAGTCCGCGGTTTGGGAGGCGAGCCTGTTCGAGGAGCACGACTTCCACGACTTCAAGATCTCCGTCAAGCACAACGACCCGATCGTGATGGTCAAGGCGTACCGGATGCTCGCCGAGCGGGGCGACTGGCCGCTGCACCTCGGGGTGACCGAGGCGGGCCCCGCGTTCCAGGGCACTATCAAGTCGGCCACCGCCTTCGGCATTCTGCTGGGCGAGGGCATCGGCGACACCATCCGCGTGTCCCTGTCGGCGCCGCCGGCTGAGGAGGTGAAGGTGGGTCTGCAGATTCTGCAATCGCTCAACCTGCGCGAGCGGAAGCTGGAGATCGTGTCCTGCCCGAGCTGCGGCCGGGCGCAGGTGGACGTGTACAAGCTGGCGGAGGATGTGACGAGCGGCTTCGAAGGTATGAGCGTGCCGTTGCGCGTGGCGGTCATGGGCTGCGTCGTGAACGGCCCCGGCGAGGCGCGCGAGGCCGACCTCGGCGTGGCGAGCGGCAACGGCAAGGGCCAGATCTTCGTCAAGGGCGAGGTCATCAAGACCGTCCCCGAGTCCGAGATCGTCGCCACCCTCATCGCGGAGGCCACCCGCATCGCCGAAGACATGGCCGACGCCGGCGCACCCTCCCCGTCCGGCAAACCCACCGTCACCGTCGGCCGCTGATCGCCGTCTCCTCACTTGTTCCGGCCTCACCTCGGTGTGTCGTCTGAAGAAACGAGGAAGCGATGGGCGGGCGGGAGCGAGCGCGGGGCGGCACTACCATGGAGGGGTGCCTACTCGCCTCACGAACTACTTCCTCCGCACTCTCCGCGAAGACCCGGCCGATGCGGAAGTCACCAGCCACAGGCTGCTGGTCCGCGCCGGCTACATCCGGCGTCAGGCTCCGGGTGTCTTTGCCTGGCTGCCGCTGGGGCTGCGGGTTAAGGCGAAGATCGAGAGGATCATCCGGGAGGAGCTGGCCGCCGCCGGGGCACACGAGGTCCACTTCCCGGCGCTGCTGCCACGCGAGCCGTACGAGATCACCGGCCGCTGGGAGGAGTATGGCGACGCGCTGTTCCATCTGAAAGACCGCAAGGGCGCTGACTACCTCCTCGCGCCGACGCACGAGGAGGCTTTCACGCTGCTGGTGAAGGACCTGTACTCCTCCTACAAAGACCTGCCGCTGACCATCTTCCAGATCCAGGACAAGTACCGCGACGAGGCCCGGCCGCGTGCCGGCCTCCTGCGCGGCCGCGAGTTCACCATGAAGGATGCGTATTCGTTCGACGCGACGGATGCCGGGCTCGACGTCAGCTACCAGGCCCAGCGCGACGCCTACGAGCGCATCTTCGCCCGGCTCGGGCTCGATTTCGTGATCGTGCAGGCGGACGCGGGCGCGATGGGCGGTTCGCGCAGCGAGGAGTTCTTGCACCCCACTCCCATCGGCGAGGACACCTTCGTCCGCTCGGCCGGCGGCTACGCGGCGAACGTGGAAGCGTTCACCACGGTCGCGCCGCCCGCCCGCCCGTTCGAGGGCCTGCCATCGCCAGAGGTACACGACACGCCGAACGCTCCCACCATTCAGGCACTCGTGGAGGTCGCGAACGAGCAGAGCCCGCGCCCGGACGGCCGCGTCTGGACTGCTGCCGACACGCTCAAGAACGTCGTGCTGGCGCTCACCCACCTCGACGGCACGCGTGAGCTGGTCGTCGTCGGTCTGCCCGGCGATCGCGAGGTCGATCTCAAACGCGCCGAAGTGGCGTTCGCGCCGGCCGGGGTGGAGGCCGCCACCGAGGACGACTTCGCGGCGAACCCCGGCCTCGTCAAGGGCTACATCGGTCCCTGGTCGGCCGGGGGTCCCGTTCTGGGCGAGGAGGCCGCCACCGGCCTCCGATTCCTCGTCGACCTGCGGGTGGTGGACGGTTCCGGATGGATCACCGGGGCGAACCTCCCCGGAAAACATGTCTTCGGCCTGGTCGCCGGCCGCGACTTCGACTGGGACGGCACGGTCGAGGTCGCCGAGGTGAAAGCGGGCGACCCCGCACCGGACGGCTCCGGCCCTGTCGAGCTCGCGCGCGGCATGGAGATCGGCCATGTGTTCCAGCTCGGCCGCAAGTACGCGGACGCTCTCGGGCTCACTGTGCTGGACGAGAACGGCAAGCTGGTCACCGTGACCATGGGGTCGTACGGCATCGGCGTCACCCGCATCCTGGCGATCATCGCCGAGGAGAACAACGACGACAAGGGTCTGGTCTGGCCGGAGGCGGTGGCTCCCTTCGACGTGCATGTCGTCGCCGCGGGCCGCGAGCAGGTCGCCTTCGATGTCGCGGAGCAAGCGGTCGCGCAGCTCGAGGCTGTGGGTCTGGACGTGCTGTACGACGACCGCCCCAAGGTCTCGCCCGGCGTGAAGTTCGGCGACGCCGAGCTGATCGGCGTCCCGCGTGTTCTCGTGGTCGGCCGCGGTGCGGCCCAGGGCGAGGTCGAGCTGTGGGACCGTCGCGGGGGCAACCACACGACGCTTCCTTTGAGCGAGGCCGTCGCGGCTCTCACCACGTCATCGTAAAACGGCGACACCGGCGGCGGCTCAGGAATCGTCGCCGGTGATTTCCGAGCGGATGCGGCCCAGGTCCGCCATGAGCGAGCCGAGCAGCACCCAGTGCTCGGGGTCCGGCGTTTTGATGACGAGCGGGGCGGTCAACACCGGTATGCCCGCGGTCGCGGCGTCCGGGTCGCGAGCCAGCAGCCGCAGGTCGTGCGCCGCCCGGCGGAGCTCCTCGGCGATGGCGGTCAT
Above is a genomic segment from Leifsonia xyli subsp. xyli str. CTCB07 containing:
- a CDS encoding proline--tRNA ligase, whose protein sequence is MPTRLTNYFLRTLREDPADAEVTSHRLLVRAGYIRRQAPGVFAWLPLGLRVKAKIERIIREELAAAGAHEVHFPALLPREPYEITGRWEEYGDALFHLKDRKGADYLLAPTHEEAFTLLVKDLYSSYKDLPLTIFQIQDKYRDEARPRAGLLRGREFTMKDAYSFDATDAGLDVSYQAQRDAYERIFARLGLDFVIVQADAGAMGGSRSEEFLHPTPIGEDTFVRSAGGYAANVEAFTTVAPPARPFEGLPSPEVHDTPNAPTIQALVEVANEQSPRPDGRVWTAADTLKNVVLALTHLDGTRELVVVGLPGDREVDLKRAEVAFAPAGVEAATEDDFAANPGLVKGYIGPWSAGGPVLGEEAATGLRFLVDLRVVDGSGWITGANLPGKHVFGLVAGRDFDWDGTVEVAEVKAGDPAPDGSGPVELARGMEIGHVFQLGRKYADALGLTVLDENGKLVTVTMGSYGIGVTRILAIIAEENNDDKGLVWPEAVAPFDVHVVAAGREQVAFDVAEQAVAQLEAVGLDVLYDDRPKVSPGVKFGDAELIGVPRVLVVGRGAAQGEVELWDRRGGNHTTLPLSEAVAALTTSS
- the ispG gene encoding flavodoxin-dependent (E)-4-hydroxy-3-methylbut-2-enyl-diphosphate synthase: MPKVPETLAPRRTSRQIRVGKVLVGGDAPVSVQSMTTTPTTNINATLQQIAELTACGCDIVRVAVPNRDDAEVLPIIAKKSQIPVIADIHFQPNYVYAAIDAGCAAVRVNPGNIRKFDDQVGEIARRAKAADVSLRIGVNAGSLDRRLLEKYGKPTAEALVESAVWEASLFEEHDFHDFKISVKHNDPIVMVKAYRMLAERGDWPLHLGVTEAGPAFQGTIKSATAFGILLGEGIGDTIRVSLSAPPAEEVKVGLQILQSLNLRERKLEIVSCPSCGRAQVDVYKLAEDVTSGFEGMSVPLRVAVMGCVVNGPGEAREADLGVASGNGKGQIFVKGEVIKTVPESEIVATLIAEATRIAEDMADAGAPSPSGKPTVTVGR